Proteins encoded within one genomic window of Agelaius phoeniceus isolate bAgePho1 chromosome Z, bAgePho1.hap1, whole genome shotgun sequence:
- the NMRK1 gene encoding nicotinamide riboside kinase 1 produces the protein MKVLVIGLGGVTNGGKTTLAEKLKNMLPNCDIISQDDFFKPECEVETDERGFKLYDVLDALYMDEMVTSIRNWMKSPASSGVVTEEPENTCDNLKNVYILIVEGFLLYNYEPLNELWNRRYFLTLPYEECKRRRSTRVYQPADTPGYFDGHVWPMYLKYKNELEENASMQVDYLDGTKSQEELLSYVYSDIIQELNKLREENQQVTS, from the exons ATGAAAGTATTGGTTATTGGCCTTGGGGG TGTAACAAATGGAGGGAAAACAACGCTAGCAGAAAAACTTAAGAATATGCTTCCCAACTGTGATATAATCTCTCAAGATGACTTCTTTAAG cCAGAGTGTGAAGTAGAAACAGATGAACGTGGATTTAAGCTATATGATG TACTTGATGCCCTCTATATGGATGAAATGGTGACAAGTATTCGCAATTGGATGAAAAGCCCAGCAAGCTCAGGTGTTGTGACAGAAGAGCCAGAGAATACATGTGACAATCtgaaaaatgtttatattttgaTTGTTGAAGGCTTTCTCCTTTACAATTATGA GCCCCTTAATGAACTATGGAATAGAAGATATTTTTTGACCCTGCCTTATGAAGAGtgcaaaaggagaaggag CACCAGAGTCTACCAGCCAGCAGATACACCAGGGTACTTCGATGGACATGTGTGGCCTATGtatttgaaatataaaaatgaattGGAAGAGAATGCAAGTATGCAAGTTG atTATTTGGATGGAACAAAATCCCAAGAGGAGCTTTTATCCTATGTGTATAGTGATATAATACAGGAATTAAACAAGCTGAGGGAAGAAA atCAGCAGGTCACATCATGA